A single region of the Pseudomonas sp. B21-023 genome encodes:
- a CDS encoding IclR family transcriptional regulator: protein MAKASSTDNGKQKVRSAEVGTDILKALAELSPSTSLSRLAEHVDMPASKVHRYLQALIASGFAEQDPATNHYGLGREALRVGMAALGSIDVLKVAALPLSQLRDELNESCFIAVWGNQGATVVSIEPAVRAVTVVTQIGSVLPLLSSSTGLVFAAHLPERETVELRDRELAALGQTADDYAALLEQIRQRGLHHVHGLLMPGVDALSAPVFNAMGQVAAVMTVVGPTSIFHADEHGPAARRLLAATQATSWRMGYGADQ, encoded by the coding sequence ATGGCCAAAGCCAGCAGCACCGACAACGGCAAACAGAAAGTCCGCTCGGCGGAAGTCGGCACCGACATCCTCAAGGCCCTGGCCGAACTTTCCCCCTCCACCTCGCTGTCGCGCCTGGCCGAGCATGTCGACATGCCGGCGAGCAAGGTGCACCGCTACCTGCAGGCGCTGATCGCCAGCGGCTTCGCCGAACAGGACCCCGCCACCAACCACTACGGGCTGGGGCGCGAGGCGTTGCGGGTGGGCATGGCGGCCCTGGGTAGCATCGATGTGCTGAAGGTGGCGGCGCTGCCACTGTCGCAATTGCGCGACGAGTTGAACGAAAGCTGCTTCATCGCCGTGTGGGGCAACCAGGGCGCGACCGTGGTGAGCATCGAGCCGGCGGTGCGGGCAGTGACGGTGGTGACGCAGATCGGCTCGGTGCTGCCGTTGCTCAGCTCGTCCACCGGACTGGTGTTCGCCGCGCACCTGCCCGAGCGCGAGACCGTGGAGCTGCGCGACCGGGAACTGGCAGCGCTCGGCCAGACGGCGGATGACTATGCCGCCCTGCTCGAACAGATCCGCCAGCGCGGCCTGCACCATGTGCACGGTTTGCTGATGCCGGGGGTGGACGCGCTGTCCGCGCCGGTGTTCAACGCCATGGGCCAGGTCGCCGCCGTGATGACCGTGGTCGGTCCGACCTCGATCTTCCATGCCGACGAGCACGGCCCGGCCGCCCGGCGCCTGCTCGCCGCAACCCAGGCCACCAGTTGGCGAATGGGATACGGCGCGGATCAGTAA
- a CDS encoding SDR family oxidoreductase, with amino-acid sequence MSEPVRLQDRVVIVTGAGGGLGRAHALLFAARGAHVVVNDLGGSTHGEGANASAADRVVEEIRAAGGTAIANHDSVTDGARIVEQALDTFGRVDVLVNNAGILRDKTFHKMEDSDWELVYRVHVEGAYKVTHAAWPHLRAQNWGRVIFTSSTSGIYGNFGQANYGMAKLGLYGLTRTLAIEGRKHGILVNAIAPTGGTRMTEGLIPPQVFERLQPELISPLVVYLGSEQCQDSGELFEVGGGWVGKVRWERSQGVGFDPREGFTPEQVADNWGRIGDFEGAEHPQDSLQALQQMMANLQRYPLG; translated from the coding sequence CATGCGCTGCTGTTCGCCGCGCGCGGCGCTCACGTGGTGGTCAATGACTTGGGTGGGTCTACACATGGTGAAGGCGCCAACGCCTCGGCGGCCGACCGCGTGGTGGAGGAGATCCGCGCCGCGGGCGGCACGGCCATCGCCAACCATGACTCGGTCACCGATGGCGCGCGCATCGTCGAGCAGGCCCTGGATACCTTCGGTCGGGTCGATGTGCTGGTGAACAACGCCGGCATCCTGCGCGACAAGACCTTCCACAAGATGGAAGACAGCGACTGGGAGCTGGTCTACCGGGTGCACGTCGAGGGCGCCTACAAGGTTACCCACGCCGCCTGGCCGCACCTGCGGGCGCAGAATTGGGGGAGGGTGATCTTCACCTCGTCCACCTCGGGCATCTATGGCAATTTCGGCCAGGCCAACTATGGCATGGCCAAACTCGGCCTCTATGGGCTGACCCGCACCCTGGCCATCGAGGGCCGCAAGCACGGCATCCTGGTCAACGCCATCGCCCCGACCGGCGGCACGCGAATGACCGAGGGGTTGATCCCGCCGCAGGTGTTCGAACGTCTGCAGCCCGAGTTGATCAGTCCGTTGGTGGTGTACCTGGGCAGCGAGCAGTGCCAGGACAGCGGCGAACTGTTCGAGGTGGGCGGCGGCTGGGTGGGCAAGGTGCGCTGGGAGCGTAGCCAGGGCGTGGGCTTCGACCCGCGTGAAGGGTTCACCCCCGAGCAGGTGGCGGACAACTGGGGGCGGATCGGTGATTTCGAGGGCGCGGAGCACCCGCAGGACAGCCTGCAGGCGTTGCAGCAGATGATGGCGAACCTGCAGAGGTATCCGTTGGGTTGA